A single region of the Nicotiana sylvestris chromosome 6, ASM39365v2, whole genome shotgun sequence genome encodes:
- the LOC104224080 gene encoding 3-hydroxyisobutyryl-CoA hydrolase-like protein 5 — translation MAQETVTPDGEVVLAEEVGNARVVTLNRPKQLNVISSKVVKLLAENLEKWEKDENAKLVIIKGAGRAFSAGGDLKMFYDGRNSKDSCLEVVYRMYWLCNHIHTYKKPTVALVHGISMGGGASLMVPMKFSVVTEKTVFSTPEASIGFHTDCSFSYILSRLPGRLGEYLGLTGARLNGKELVAAGLATHFVPLEKLPELEKHLLSLNTGDEAVVSSAIKELSTDVQIDEESVLKKQAIIDECFSKDSVAEIISSFEAEAGKEGNSWIVPVLKGLKRSSPTGLKITLRSIREGRKQSLSECLKKEFRLTINILRTKISGDVYEGIRALTIDKDNSPKWDPSTLEKLDDERVNLVFEPFEEDLELKVSENEQCRWDGKYEDSAYCHQ, via the exons GTAAAACTGCTGGCAGAGAATCTGGAGAAGTGGGAGAAAGATGAGAATGCAAAACTTGTTATCATCAAG GGAGCTGGTCGGGCCTTTTCTGCTGGTGGGGATTTGAAAATGTTCTATGATGGACGAAATTCAA AGGATTCCTGCCTCGAAGTTGTTTATCGAATGTATTGGCTTTGCAATCACATTCATACATATAAAAAACCCACG GTTGCTCTTGTTCATGGCATCTCAATGGGCGGAGGGGCATCCTTAATGGTTCCGATGAAGTTCTCCGTCGTGACTGAAAAAACG GTTTTTTCCACTCCTGAAGCAAGTATAGGCTTCCATACGGACTGTAGTTTCTCATACATTCTTTCTCGGCTTCCTGGTAGATTGG GGGAATACTTGGGGTTAACAGGAGCGAGGTTGAACGGTAAAGAGTTGGTTGCTGCTGGACTTGCAACACATTTTGTACCTTTGGAG AAACTGCCGGAGCTAGAAAAGCACTTATTAAGCTTAAACACTGGCGATGAGGCTGTTGTCAGTTCTGCAATCAAGGAGTTGTCAACCGATGTTCAGATCGATGAAGAAAGTGTCTTGAAGAA GCAGGCAATAATTGATGAGTGCTTCTCCAAGGATTCTGTTGCAGAGATTATTAGTTCATTT GAAGCTGAGGCAGGCAAAGAAGGAAACAGCTGGATCGTGCCGGTGCTTAAAGGCTTAAAAAGATCATCTCCAACAGGACTAAAAATTACTCTAAGATCG ATTCGGGAAGGGAGGAAGCAATCTTTGTCTGAATGTCTGAAGAAAGAATTCAGACTTACAATCAATATCCTAAGAACAAAAATATCTGGTGATGTCTATGAG GGTATCAGGGCTCTTACCATTGACAAAGATAATTCTCCAAAA TGGGACCCCTCGACTCTCGAAAAGTTGGACGATGAGCGAGTCAACCTCGTCTTCGAGCCATTTGAAGAAGATTTGGAGCTCAAGGTCTCAGAAAACGAACAATGCAG GTGGGATGGAAAATATGAGGATTCAGCATATTGCCATCAGTGA